From one Fusobacterium mortiferum ATCC 9817 genomic stretch:
- the tig gene encoding trigger factor encodes MKHELKKVANSAVEIKICLTAEEVKPVKDEVLKELAKKVEVPGFRKGHVPVSTVEAQFKDAVKEEVTDKVLHKYYEEVIKAENIMPISYINNVKANLGEEFDVTFTVDVYPEVTLGEYKGLEVEKETFEMTPEKLDAEITMMVNSKSKLEETEAGYKAQMGDTVDLAFEGFVDGVAFEGGKTDSHVLKLGSKMFIDTFEEQLVGYEAGQEGEVNVTFPAEYHAANLAGKPAVFKVKVNSIKKLVTPELNDELAKEFGFENVEDMKAKTEERIKAREEDRVKNQYIGKLLDKVSSTSTVEVPVSMIANEVRARIAEMEQQLAAQGIGFDMYMQMTGMNRAKLEAQIAPMAAAKVKADLILEAIAKAEGIEVSEDEIKEKMTEIAKMYGMDLAKLEEELNKHKNYDNFKMTVQGECLMQKAIDVIVNNAK; translated from the coding sequence ACTCTGCAGTTGAGATAAAAATTTGTCTTACTGCTGAAGAAGTAAAACCTGTAAAAGATGAGGTTTTAAAAGAATTAGCTAAGAAGGTAGAAGTACCAGGATTTAGAAAAGGGCATGTACCTGTAAGTACAGTAGAAGCTCAATTCAAAGATGCTGTAAAAGAAGAAGTAACTGATAAAGTGTTACACAAATATTACGAAGAAGTAATTAAAGCAGAAAATATCATGCCTATTAGCTATATCAATAATGTAAAAGCTAATTTAGGAGAAGAATTTGATGTTACATTTACTGTAGATGTATATCCAGAAGTAACATTAGGAGAGTACAAAGGATTAGAAGTTGAAAAAGAAACTTTTGAAATGACTCCAGAAAAATTAGATGCTGAAATTACAATGATGGTAAACAGCAAATCTAAATTAGAAGAAACAGAAGCTGGATACAAAGCTCAAATGGGAGATACAGTAGATTTAGCTTTTGAAGGATTTGTTGATGGTGTAGCTTTCGAAGGTGGAAAAACTGATTCTCACGTTTTAAAATTAGGTTCTAAAATGTTTATAGATACTTTTGAAGAGCAATTAGTAGGATATGAAGCTGGACAAGAAGGAGAAGTAAATGTAACTTTCCCTGCTGAGTATCATGCAGCTAATTTAGCTGGAAAACCTGCTGTATTTAAAGTAAAAGTAAACAGCATTAAAAAATTAGTAACTCCTGAATTAAACGATGAGTTAGCAAAAGAGTTTGGATTCGAAAATGTTGAAGATATGAAAGCTAAAACAGAAGAAAGAATCAAAGCTAGAGAAGAAGATAGAGTAAAAAATCAGTACATTGGAAAATTATTAGATAAAGTTTCTTCAACAAGTACTGTAGAAGTACCTGTATCTATGATAGCTAATGAGGTAAGAGCTAGAATAGCTGAAATGGAACAACAATTAGCTGCTCAAGGAATAGGATTTGACATGTATATGCAAATGACTGGAATGAACAGAGCTAAATTAGAAGCTCAAATAGCTCCAATGGCAGCTGCAAAAGTAAAAGCTGATTTAATACTTGAAGCAATAGCAAAAGCTGAAGGAATAGAAGTTTCTGAAGATGAAATAAAAGAAAAAATGACTGAAATAGCTAAAATGTATGGAATGGATTTAGCTAAATTAGAAGAAGAGTTAAACAAGCACAAAAACTATGATAACTTCAAAATGACAGTTCAAGGTGAATGTTTAATGCAAAAAGCTATTGATGTAATAGTAAATAATGCAAAATAA
- the clpP gene encoding ATP-dependent Clp endopeptidase proteolytic subunit ClpP has translation MYNPTVIENNGRSERAYDIYSRLLKDRIIFLGTEIDDNVANAIVAQLLFLEAEDPEKDIIMYINSPGGVVTAGMAIYDTMNYIKPDVQTVCIGQAASMGALLLSAGAKGKRFALEHSRIMIHQPLGGARGQATDIEIQAKEILRMKEMLSQILANVSGKSVEEILRDTERDNYMSAQEAVEYGLIDQVFKK, from the coding sequence ATGTATAATCCAACTGTTATAGAAAATAATGGTAGGTCAGAAAGAGCCTACGATATATATTCAAGATTATTAAAAGATAGAATAATATTTTTAGGTACAGAGATAGATGACAATGTTGCCAATGCAATAGTAGCTCAACTTTTATTTTTAGAGGCAGAAGACCCAGAAAAAGATATAATAATGTACATAAATAGTCCTGGAGGAGTAGTAACTGCAGGAATGGCTATATATGATACTATGAATTATATCAAACCAGATGTACAAACAGTATGTATAGGACAAGCTGCTAGTATGGGAGCTCTTCTTTTATCAGCTGGAGCAAAGGGAAAAAGATTTGCTTTAGAGCACTCTAGAATAATGATACATCAACCATTAGGTGGAGCTAGAGGACAAGCTACTGATATAGAGATACAAGCTAAAGAGATTTTAAGAATGAAAGAGATGTTATCTCAAATTTTAGCGAATGTAAGTGGAAAATCTGTTGAAGAGATTTTAAGAGATACAGAGAGAGATAATTATATGTCAGCTCAAGAAGCTGTTGAATATGGTTTAATTGACCAAGTATTTAAAAAGTAG